The DNA window TGCCAAGCTCTATGCATATCACTGACTTTAGTCAATCTATCGCTGTCTCGCTGTGAATTTTGCTTTTCCTTCTTTCCAGTGGAACCATTAGTTTGAACATCAGGATGCAATCTAACTACACACTTCAGCTCCGCCAAGACCCGTGACATCTTTTCTTTAGCGCTTTCATCAGGCATCTCGGTATCAAATTGTGGAGAAGCATTACAACTGATTTGCCGTTCAGGATAATAAAGGTTATCGCATTCTACGCTGCTAGTCGCCAATTGATCAATTTGTGAAAAAAAGTACAGCATTATCAACGGCACTCCCCTTACAACTCTGTCCACCGTCATCGTCATACACATCAGAGCTTGCAACTACTATAGATTCCTCAGTCTCAGTTGTGCGCTCAAGTTCCTCAAGTTGTCGCAGCtcataacaaaaatattcgtCATCTGTGTCAATACTGTCCTCAGTGCTCTGGCGACGTGATGACGAAAGTGTACGTCCAGAGTGTTGACTACGATTGTCATCGTCGTCTCTACAGCCATTTCCAAGACTGCCTGGAATGTCTaacgattgttgttgttgagatGCGCTGTTTTTTGTCACAATTGTGGAGTTTGAAGTTGTAGTAGTTGCTGAAGTTTTCTCTATAAATGTTATTGCCACTAGAAGCGGTGGTTGTGGCAATGGCATTGATGTAGACGTTTCACATTTTATAGTCGGGTCGAATGTTTGTGTAATTACTAATTCAGAACAGTTTTTACTGTCATCATCGGGTCGAAATGAAGGTGGTGTGTTCTGCATCAAATGACGACTTGTCTTTAGGTCTTCAcatattgttttattgatGGAATATACTTCGTTAAGATTTACTAAATTTTCAGGTTGCTGAATATTCTCATTATCGTTTTGCTCTCCAATCGTATCGGAATCAGTTGGAAGTTGCGAGTCAGTATTTGATGATCGTTTTAAGTCCCCCACAATGGCAAAAAGATTTGATTCTGCAATTGCAGAATTCGTAGGATAATAATGTTGTGGAGTTGTTTCGCCgtaacttttgtttttattctgAAATTCATCATACTTATAATCTACATAACAGTTATTTATTGAGCGTTCATtatctgaaatatttttttgttgtttagcttgattaatatttaattccATTTCTATCTCGGAATTTAAATGGCTGAGGCTGTGTCGCTTATATGTTTTTGCCTTACGCATGAGGCTGTTTATTTTGATCGACAAGGtccgttttttattttgtttgttatctTCTCTAAGTGAATCTCCATATGTATATTGATCTATGTTCTGATCACTTGTTGATATTGCACTTGTTGCTCTTTGAATAATGCGCATTGGTAATTTCTGAATGCGTTTTGAAAGCTGGGTATTCCTACGTCTACCAGTGCTGCGGCTACGGTTATTTGTTATTAGTAAGGTTTCATTATCTAATGTATTTGGAGCAGCTGGACCACAATAAATTTGAGATTCTCCAGCCTCTCGATGTGTAGAATCATCACCGGGCAGTGAATGAGAGCGGTTGTATCTAACTGAacgttttaattttaaattatccTGCAGTAAATGACTTATTTTGTTCCATACCTTAGGTGATTTTATCGAGGATAACTGTATGTTCTGTCCTTGATCAATTTCAATGCCCTTAGAATCAAGTTCGTCTACAAGCTCGAACGAATGAGATTGAATTATTAATGGTGTATCAGgacttttaattgtttttaaacatGATTGACTCTGAAAACGATCACATTCTTTGATGTCAAGGTAATCCAAATTATTGGTGTCACTGTCGTCGATACCAACTGATGATGGGTAGTAAACTAGTCTATCTGTTAAGTTCGGTTTACGTGTTTGTTCGTTTTTGATATCGCTTTCCTGATGACTTATAATTCCCcttgaataattttcaaaatcctTAAAAGGTTCTGCCATTTTGTTTAATACGTTGAACTTTTGACTTTGCATTTCATTCCTCAAAAGATCTGGTATCCGATTTGTTTCAGACATGGtgcttatttttttggttgctgctgtatTTTGAGATTTATTAGTAGCATCCTTTGATTTTGCAAAGTGACCGATTTGATGGTGACGGTAGCGTTCCCCTTCAAACATTTCATCTACTGTGCAACTGGATTTGTTCAGATTTggttttgcattaaaaatagatttattttcGTAAACCGAGCAAATGGGTATATTTTTCGAAAGCTCATGAATATAATTAAGGTTTTCTTCTGAAAATATGTAGTCATTACCAAAAGTAATCTCCTTCTGTTCTCGTTGTTGATAAGCATCTATGTTATCGGGATCGATATCTTTGGCTACATTAGTGATTAATTTGGTGGTTGACGCCGATTTGTTTTTACTGATGACTGGCAAGTTTATCATCATCTGAATCATTTCTACAGAGatatctttatatttattatgtgaaACGTTTCCATTATGTGTATTTCCTCCTATTACTGGGGAATTTGGTGACCAGCCGCTCATCGACGATAATCCTGAATCTGATTTTGCTTGTCGAGGTGAGTAGTTTATTGTTTGAATTGGCTTGTGGTGCTGCTGGTTTTGCTCGTCTGATTGTATTTCAACTAAGAATGgatttatagaaatattttcattagtcatatttaaaatatcctCGAATATATCTGTGGGAGCCGGAGGAGGTGGGCTAGTTCCATTTGGTCCCAGTAACATATCATCCAGGCTAGTTGaaattttgtgcttttctGGATTTTGAAGATGTAGAAGGAATAGCATGCTGTTGTGGCGATCCCAAACTTCTTTTTAAAGAGCGAATATATTCATCTTGATTATAAATGTTTGTTGAACTTAAAGTTGCATCGGTGGAATTAACAGACTTGTTATGCTTATGTCTATTAAGCAACTCATCTTTTGTGGTGACATCCACCAaattttcatcatttgtttCATTATAGGTCGACTTTACTTgctgtatatttcttttgaaattaatttcaatctCTTGAGTTTCAAGTAGTTTCAGTTGTTCATCCAGATCAGAGTTGTTTCGTAATAAAAGAGCACTATAATCATTTGGACTTGTCGATTGAgataattgatttaaattttgataCTCCAATGAATGACATTTATCTGATGCTTTAATTTCCGAAACTGAAATTGGTTCAGAAatatgttttgatttttttttgtaggttTCAAAGGAATTACCAACGAGTTTCTTCAGCGTATCTATGTTTTTAGTAAACTTCTTTATTACCAGATCGAATTTTTTTCTCAATATCCACAATTCGAAGGCGTTGAAGCTCCTCTGCCATAGTGACtggatttaataataaaagagtCAAATTCTTGTCAACTTGATTAAGCTtctcaaaaaatatttgttctGCTCGAATGGTCTGGCGCAGTTTGAAAATCTGATCACCAGATAACGATTGTAgatcttttattttatttatctctCGTATCATCACGTCAGTGATGTAATCTaatattgcaatatttgcatCATGAAGATATACATCATCATCGCGAGATAATATGGAGAATTTTGGAGGATAGAGATTTTCTGATACAAGTGCATCTTCGTCCTGAAGTAACGACCTGAGATTGGGCAAATGATTAGAATCAACATTTCTATCTATTGTAGTGGTTTTATTTGATGAGTCTATCGTTGCTTGAGATAGAACTgttttcaagttatttatcatatccatttcatttttataatgtttttttttcctagCCTTTCGTAGCTCTTTACTTTTGTAAGGGCTGCTCTCTGAAGTCGGCACAGAATTAGTAATTGTAGTAGATATAGTGGAGGTGAAGGTTGTCAAGTCTGGTAAACGGTTTTTACCTATTTGGAGCATTTC is part of the Drosophila nasuta strain 15112-1781.00 chromosome 4, ASM2355853v1, whole genome shotgun sequence genome and encodes:
- the LOC132794974 gene encoding uncharacterized protein LOC132794974 translates to MLFLLHLQNPEKHKISTSLDDMLLGPNGTSPPPPAPTDIFEDILNMTNENISINPFLVEIQSDEQNQQHHKPIQTINYSPRQAKSDSGLSSMSGWSPNSPVIGGNTHNGNVSHNKYKDISVEMIQMMINLPVISKNKSASTTKLITNVAKDIDPDNIDAYQQREQKEITFGNDYIFSEENLNYIHELSKNIPICSVYENKSIFNAKPNLNKSSCTVDEMFEGERYRHHQIGHFAKSKDATNKSQNTAATKKISTMSETNRIPDLLRNEMQSQKFNVLNKMAEPFKDFENYSRGIISHQESDIKNEQTRKPNLTDRLVYYPSSVGIDDSDTNNLDYLDIKECDRFQSQSCLKTIKSPDTPLIIQSHSFELVDELDSKGIEIDQGQNIQLSSIKSPKVWNKISHLLQDNLKLKRSVRYNRSHSLPGDDSTHREAGESQIYCGPAAPNTLDNETLLITNNRSRSTGRRRNTQLSKRIQKLPMRIIQRATSAISTSDQNIDQYTYGDSLREDNKQNKKRTLSIKINSLMRKAKTYKRHSLSHLNSEIEMELNINQAKQQKNISDNERSINNCYVDYKYDEFQNKNKSYGETTPQHYYPTNSAIAESNLFAIVGDLKRSSNTDSQLPTDSDTIGEQNDNENIQQPENLVNLNEVYSINKTICEDLKTSRHLMQNTPPSFRPDDDSKNCSELVITQTFDPTIKCETSTSMPLPQPPLLVAITFIEKTSATTTTSNSTIVTKNSASQQQQSLDIPGSLGNGCRDDDDNRSQHSGRTLSSSRRQSTEDSIDTDDEYFCYELRQLEELERTTETEESIVVASSDVYDDDGGQSCKGSAVDNAVLFFTN